The Candidatus Ozemobacteraceae bacterium genome segment GTCTATAGTAACACCTTCGGGTCTTCGAGTCAACACCCTTTTTCAAAAAAAGTTTCACATCGAATCCAAAGATGCCTCCTGAACGTTCCTATTGATGTTTCCAGCTTTCTTGGAGTATAAGATATTCATACATACCGTCCTGGGGGAAGACACATGCGTACACTGCTCAAAGCCCCATTCGCCATTATCCTCTGTCTCGGAACGCTGACATCGTCCGCGCCTGCTTTCTCCTCGGATGACGAGCAGCTTCTCGCCATTCCGTCCGCCATTTCCGAGCCAGCAACGAGCCCCGCAACGACTCCCGTCGCCGAGCCTCTGTCAGAAACGCTGATCGGCCTTCCCACGGAACAGGCGCTCAGGCAGCCTCCCCGACAGCAGGTGAAGCCGACGACGGACCCGGAATCCCTGATCCCCCTCCCCTCCGAAACGAAGTCGACGGACGGCAACGCTTCTTCGGCAGTCCAGCCCAACCAGGATCAGCCTCCGATCGTCATTTCCACCCCCGGAGAGGACGCCGAAATTGTCATCAGCGGCCAGGCGCCGACGATGGCCGACCAGCCGCAGACGGGGACGAAAACCGGGCTGCCGGTTTTCCCGAAGGACACCAGTTCGGCGATCTTCATGGTCATGAAAACTTGGGAGTGCGACAATTACGACGGTCGCACGCTTCTGGAACACGCCATCAGCGTGTATGGCAAGGAATCGGAAGACGCGTTCTCGGTGAAGGGGATGGACGCGCTCTCGCCCTTCAAGGTCACGCTCAAGGAGAGCGATATCACCCTCGACGAACTGCTTGACGTCGTTTCCCAGAAAGCTCGTATCGACTGGGGGGTGGACATCGAGCAGAAAACCATTTATTTCTATCCAACTCACCTGCAATGATCCGGAGGAGCTTCGATGACTGACCAGGAATGCCAGAATGACGTCGAACAAGGAAACGCCGCGCTGACATCGGGCAATTTCGCCGTGGCCCTTGCCTGCTACCTGCGAGCTCTCGACAAACAACCGAACGATGCCCGCATCAATTCGAAGGTTGGCGTCGCCTATTACAAACTGAAGAATTATCCCTTCGCCATCAAGCACCTGGAATATGCCGCCGAACTAAAACAGGGAGACCGGGATATTTTATACACGCTGGGGCTCGTTTACATCAAAGCCGGAGAAAAAACCAAAGCCATGTCGATGTATGACCGGCTGAAGAAAATCAGCGTCGACAAGGCCGAGGAGCTGTATAAAGCTATTTACAGCTGACCACCGGGCGGGACGTCAGACACCAAGCCAGCCTCGAGCTATCCAGGACTCTGCAAGGCGGTCGTATTCCTCTTCGAGCATCGCATACTGGATCTGGTCCTGCCAGGAACCAGCGATGAAGAGTTCGCGGCGATGCAGGCCCTCCCGGATGAACCCGAGACGCTCCACCAAGTGCTTCGAGCGGTGGTTCTTCGGCTGAATACCCGCCCAGATTCTGTGCAGGCGAACCTCTTCAAAGGCGAACGAGACGAGCGTCGCGAGGGCTTCCGTCATCATTCCCCTGCCGGCGTGGCGCTGGTCGATCCAGTATCCAACGCCCGCGGAACGTATTATGCCCCACTGCACCGTATGAAGGGCTATTCGCCCGACAAGCGGGCCACAGGCATCTCCGCGTCGACGAGTTCCGACGTCACCGCCGTTGAGGCGTTCGGGCGCGGGGGCCCGCAGGAAAATGCCGAGATCGAGCCTCGTACCGCGTTTTGCTTCCTGGTTTTCCAGGAAGATGCTGCGGCGCACGTCGGTCTCGGAGAATCCCTCCGGCACGGTCGGCATCCAGGGAGCCAGCCATCGGCGGTTGGTTTCGAGCAGTCGTTCGAGTTCGGGCGCCTGTCGTGCGGAAAGCCGCGCGAGCATGATCCGCTTCCCGTAGAGGCGTCTGCCCGGAGGGATCCATTGGCCGAAATGCATCCCGACGGAACTTCTCTTACCCATACCCTGGAGCATATCACGTCTCCGGCAGCGGACGAACTTATTTCGCTCCGCCGGAATTCGCCGCCGGCGTCTCAGGCAGAAAGAGAATCGCCGACCCGGCCTTCCGGATCGGCGATAGTATCGCTAGCGATATACAAATGTCATGCGCCGGGAGGACGGACCACGTAGCGTGGAATCCAGCCGTCATAGTAGCCGGCAACCGGATGGATCGCGCCGTGATGCGCGCTGGAGCTGTTCGACATGCACATGCCGTTTCCAAGATAGACGCCCACGTGGTCACTCGGGCTCCAGAAAATGACGTCACCCGGTTTCATCAGGGCTGTCTGGATTTTTCCGGAATCAGGGTTTCCGTTCGAGGGAACCTTCGCCCAGCCGAACTCATTCATCAGGCGCCTGGTGAGGTTCACCGCAACCAGTTCTTCCCATCCCTGGGGAACCATGCCGGCAGCACGCAACACTCTCGACATAAGCCATGCACAGGCAACGTTTCCACCGCCTGGTCCGCTTCTGGAGCTGTATCCATCGAACTGACGGCCTGCGGCGACCATCTTGGCAGCGCTTTCGGAATACAACTGGTTTTTCAGAGACGCGATGCGGCCTCGGATGGCATCCATGCTGGAGGCGGCCACTCCGCCCTTCGCCATCTTGCTCAGAAGCCCCGGGTTCGTTGTTTTCCCGGTTTTCGTATCTTTGCACAGCTTGTCCAGATACGCGATGGCTTCGGCGGAACGCTTGTAATCTCCGCTTTTGAGATAGGCCTCGAGCTGGGCGAGGATCTTTTCGACCGTGTCGTGCGCCGTTCGGGCTTCGGGGGTTGCCGATGCGAGCGGGTCACCCGGCGGTGTCGGCTCGGGACCGATGGCGTTCGACTGCTCGAAGGTCGGAATCTGGATATCGTTGGATATCGCCGTCGAATCGACCTTGCCGGTGAATGGGTTCTGGGCCCAGGCGGGAGCGAGACAAAACACGACCAGCGCGGATACCATCAGCGATTTTCGCCACAACATACGTGCAACCTCCTGACGAACGGAGCGGATTTTCTTCTAAGCATTGTACCCGATTCCCCCCGGGGGGGCGGAAGAGAGGCATCGCAACATTTCTCGGACCTGCCATGCGCGCAACAGACGCCGACAGCGGCACGACTCAGGAATGGGGCTCCAGCGTTCCCCGGCGAAGGTGGATCTTTCTCGAGCAGAGTTCGTCGGCAAGCCACTCTTCGTGCGTCACGAGGAGGAGAGCGCCGCCGTTTCCAATGAAGGCGCGGAGGAGAAGAATGACGGGGCGAAGGGTCATCCTGTCGAGATGTGACAGAGCTTCATCGATCAGGAGGAGATCCGGCCGGACGGCCAATGCCCTGCCGAGCGAGACCCGGGCTGCTTCCCCTCCCGACAGGTTTCGCACCGGTTGGCCGAACATGGGCAACAGGCCGAGGGTCTCTCCAAGCCGTTCCGCGCGTTCTCGTCGTTCTTCGGCGGGAACGCCCCGGATTCGCATTCCAAACTCGATATTCATGCGGACCGTTCCGTCGAACAGATACGGCCGCTGAAACGTGAGAATCGGCGTTTTCCATGCGTGGTCGACGACGCCTGCATCCGGCGAGGCGAGGCCGGCCATGATTCTGAGGAGCGTCGATTTTCCCGAACCGGAAGCGCCCATCAGGGCCGTTCCGCCGGACATCTCGAGCGTTGCCGAGAGGTTGTCGAACAGAATGCGTTCCTCGAACCGCACCGATAAACCGCGGATTTCGACGGGCGGAAGTTGCGGGAACACCCGGTCCGGGTCGTTTCGCGTGTCCGATGCCGCGCCGCGCCGGCAATCTGAAGGCGCATGCGGTACCGGGGTGGTCTCCGGAACGAGCCGCCGCCCGCGCCAGGAGATCCGGTACTGCAGATACTGGACGGCAAGGGTGTTCGCAAGCGCAAGAAGCAGGAGGAGCATCCCGAGGGCCATCGCGAGTTCGGTCTCGCCCTTTCCCATCTCGAGCGCCATCGCGGTCGTGAGGGTGCGAGAACAGCCCTTGATGTTTCCGCCGAGGATCATGGCTGCGCCGAGTTCGGATATCACCCTGCCGAAGCCGACGCAGACGGCGACGGCAAGCGCCCCGCGGCACTCGAGTGCGAGAAGAAAGAGGAGCTGAAAGGGCTTCGCGCCGAGATTTTTCGCGGTTTCCACGAAGTCTCTCGGAACCTGCTGGAGAGCGGATCCTATAAATACCGTCAACAATGGAATAACCAGAAGGAGATCGCCCGCGACGATTGCGGCCGGCGTGTACAAAAGTTCGAGCCCCCCGAGCGGTCCGCGGCGCGACAGCAGGAGGTAGACGATGGTCCCCACGATCACCGTCGGCACCGAGATCATGGTTTGCATCGCGATCAGGATCATCGCGCGGACGCGCGGGCGGCATGCGTGGATCAGCCCGGCAAGGGGAAGCGCCAGGAGAAAACCGAGGATCGTCGCAACGATCGCGATTTTCAGAGAAAGACCGAGGATCGCGAACGTTTCGACATCGAGCCTGGCGAGTCGACCCAATGCCCCTGCTGCGATTTCCGCGAGAAACGCGCCGGAATCAGTCACGACGCCGGAAGTGAGATTTCCTGCACGTCACGGCTGGAAGTAGCGCGCATCGGGATGCAGCGTCTGGAAGCCTGAGACGGAGAGTTCGGGAACCATCTGGCAGGTTTCCGTCAACGAGATGCCGATCCGGTCGGCCTCCAGCAGGCGAAGGACGTCGCGCTGCGCCGTGAGATTCGGACACGCCGGGAAACCGAACGAGAAGCGGAGCGCGCGCGGCGGCACCGCCTGTCCGGCCAGGTCTTTCACGGCCAGCTCTGCCGTCGCCGCAGCCGCGCGCTCTGCCAGCTCGACGCCGAGGCCGTGGATGTGCAGGTAGTCGCGATACTTCTTCGCCTTCATCAGGCCGGCCTCTTTTTCGGCGACCCGTGGGCCGACCGTTGCGGCCCAGAGAACGATCACGTCTTCCCGCGCCGAGGAAAAGAAGTCGGCGACGCACAGTCCCGGCTCGTGCGCCTGGCGCGGGAAGGCGAACAGGGCCTCCGTTCTTCCGGTCTCGTCGAGGATCATGAGCTCGTTTCCGGCGGCTCTGCACCGAAAGAAGCCGTACACGCCGCGGATCTGGAACAGGTCGTCCCGGCGGGCCGCCGCGACGGTCGCTTCGAGGGCCGGTTGCGCCTCTTCCCGGAGGTGCTTTTCATACTCGGAGTCGGAACGATTTCCCTGTTTGTAGCCCCACCTGGCCTGGAACAGGACGCGGGTGTCGAGCCGTTCAAGGAGCGAGTCGAGGGAGTGCGTCACGCGGCGGGTCCCGAAGAACGGGGGATACCAGACGGTCGGCGACTCGAGAACGGATCGGCGGGGGGTTCCGTGCAGGATCGGCACGGGGCGGTCGGGCGTCGGACCTGGACGCGGGGCCGCAGCGCTCACGACGGGGGCGGAAGCGGATGCCTCTGCGGCACCGGCTTTGACGATCCCGTCCATGATGCGAAGGCCATCGAAGGCGTCGGCGGCGTATTGCACGCGCTCTCCGTAGATGGTCCGGAGGTCGGACTCGACATACTCGCGCGTCAGGGCCGCCCCGCCGAGGATCACGGAGGGCCGCAGACCGCGGCGGAGGAGCTCCTCGAGGTTTTCCTTCATGATCTGAGTCGAGCGCACGAGCAGGCCGCTCATGCCGATGATGTCGGCGCCGTGTTCCTGCGCCGCCCGGATCATCGTATCTATATCGACCTTTATACCAAGGTCGATGACGCGGTACCCGTTGTTCTCGAACAGGATTTTCACGAGATTCTTTCCGATATCGTGGACGTCGCCGCTGACGGTCGCGAGGATGATGGCGGGCCCCTGACCGGCGTCCTTGCGGCTGAGGTGGGGTTTGAGCAGGCCGACGGCGGCGCGTACGATCTCGGCCGACTGGAGGACGAAGGGCAACTGCATCTCGCCGCGCCCGAACAGTTCGCCGACCTCGCGCATGGCCGCGATCAGGTGATCGGTGATGATCGTTTCGGGGGCGATCTCATGGCGCATCGAGTCGAGGATCGCCTCGATGCCGGTGCGGTCGCCGTCGAGCACCTTGTCGCGAATCATCTCCGCGGGCGTGCGGTTCCGGTCGGTATCCGCACGGCCGGCCCGTGTTTTGGCGGCGCCGGCGAACGCCTGCATGTATGCCCCGAGATCGGAACCGTCGCGGGAGGCGTCGTGAAGCAGGTTCAGGGCGAGTTCCCGTTCGCGGGGAGGGATCTTGAAGGGCGGGAGAATTCCCGCGGGGTTGACGATCGCCATTTTCAGGCCATTCGCGACGGCCTCGGAGAGGAACACGCTGTTCAGCACCTCGCGGGCTTCGGGAGCGAGGCCGAACGAGACGTTGCTGACGCCGAGAATCGTGAAACAGCGCGGGAACTCGGTCGAAACGGCTTTCACGGCATCGAGGGTTTCGCGGGCGGAGGCGCGAAGTTCGGGGTCGCCGCTTCCGACCGTGAACGTGAGGGTGTCGAAGACAAGATCCTCGTCGCGCAGGCCGAATTCGCGGGTGAGGACGTCGTGGAGACGACGCACGACGGCGAGCTTCCGTTCGAGGGTCCGGGCCATGCCCTTTTCATCTATAGCAAGACATATAAGAGCCGCACCGTAGTCACGGGCGAGTCCGGCGACCGTGCGGAGCTTCACGCCTCCGTCCTCCAGGTTGACGGAGTTGATGACGCAGCGGCCGCCGTGGCGCTGGAGGACCGCCTCGATGACGGCGGGGTCGGTCGAGTCGATCATGAGCGGCAGTTTCACCTGTTTGGCGAAGCGGGGCGCCAGTTCGCACATGTCGGTGATCTCGCTCCGGCCGACGTAGGCGGTCGAGAGGTCGATCAGATGGGCTCCACCGCGGGCCTGTTGTTTGCCCATGGCGGTCATGCCCTCCCAGTCGTTCGCGAGGAGGAGGTCGCGGAACATGCGGGAGCCGTTGGCGTTGGTGCGCTCGCCAACGAGGCAGGGGGGCGGCTCCTGGATGAAACCGACGGAGCCGTACATACTGGCCGCCGAAGCAACCGGCCTGACATCGCGGTTTTTAGGCGATATCGGGCCCACGGCAGCGGCGACGGCGGCGAGATGTTCGGGGGTCGTTCCGCAGCAGCCGCCGACGACGTTCACGCCGTATTCCTCGACGAACCGCTTCTGGAAGGCGCCGAACTCGGCGGGCGGCAGGCGGTAGACCGGTTTGCCGTCGACGTTCTCGGGCAGGCCGGCGTTGGGCATGACGGAGACGGCCTTGCCGGACGATTCGGCCAGAACCTTCACGTGGCGCATCATTTCGAGCGGCCCGGTGGCGCAGTTGATGCCGATCACGTCGATCATGCCGAACGGTTCGAGCACGGACTGGACGGCCCCGATATCGCTTCCCATCAGCATCGTGCCGGCGGCCTCGAGAGTGACCGAGACCATGACGGGGCGGCGGGCGCCTTCCTGGCGGAACAGGCGCGCCAGGGCGTTGAGGGCGGCCTTCACTTGGAGGAGGTCCTGGCAGGTTTCGACGACGAAGATGTCGGCACCGGCGTCCCACAGGCTGCGCACCTGTTCGACGTAGATAGCGGCCATCTCCTCGAAACCGATGTGGCCGAGGCTCGGGAGTCTGGAGGTCGGGCCGATCGAGGCGGCGACGAAGCGTTGTTCCCCGGGGCAGCCCGTCTCGAGCGCCTCGCGGGCGATGCGAACGGCGGCCTTGTTTATAGCATCAACTTTATTTTCGAGGCCGTATTCCGCGAGCGTGAGGCGGTTGGCCCCGAACGTGTTGGTCTCGACGGCGCGGCAGCCGGCGGCCACGAAATCGGCGTGCACCTTCCGGACGGCGTGGGGCGCGAAGAGGTTGAGCGCCTCGTTGCAGCCGTCGAAGCCGCCGAAATCCGCCGTCGTCAGCTGCTGGCGCTGGAGGTTGGTTCCCATCGCGCCGTCGAAGACGAGGATGCGTTCGCGAAGGTGAGCGAGGAATCGTTCGGGAGTGATCATCGGGCGGTTCCTTTCGGGGTTCGGGCAGGTCAGCGCTCGACGGCTTCGAGCACGCGGATGACGTTCGCGACGCGGCCGAAGGGGACGCTGATCTGAACCCCCTGAACGAGCGGCCTGATCTTTCTGAGGGCCTCGATGGCGATGCTGATACCCTCCTCACGCTGGGCCTCGGGCGTGGCGGCTGCACGCATGCGGGCCATGATCGACTCGGGAACGGAGGCGCCCGGCACCTCGTTGTTCATGAACTCGGCGTTCTTGAGGCTCGACAGCGGCCAGATTCCGGCAAGAACAGGGATTCGGACGTGCGAGATGCGTTCGAGGAAGCGTTCGAGCAGGGCTGGGTCGAAGACGGGCTGGGTGATGGCGAACTCGGCGCCGGCGTCCACCTTCCATTCGAACCGGCGGATTTCCTGGTCGAGATCGATGGCGCCGGGGTTCGCCCCCACGCCGATGAGCAGGGCCGAGGGTTTGCCGATCGGGTTGCCGCCGAGATCACGGCCGTGATTGAGCTGGAACACGACGTTCGTGAGGCCGATCGAGTCGATATCGAAAACGGCCGTCGCTTCGGGATAATTGCCCATCTTGGGCGGGTCGCCGGTAATGCAGAGGATGTTGCGAAGGCCCAGCGCGTGCGCACCGAGCAGGTCGGACTGTATGCCGAGAATGTTGCGATCGCGACAGCAGTAATGGAGGACGGTCTCGATGCCGACGTTCTTCTCGATCAGCACGGCAAGCGACATCGGGCTCATGCGGGCCGAGGCGCGAGGGCCGTCGGGAATATTGATCGCATCGACGCCGGCTTCCTTCAGCTGTCGGGCGAGATCGACGGTTTTTTCCGGATCGCAGCCCTTCGGCGGGGTAAGTTCGGCGCTGACGACGAAACGGCCGTGCGCAATCTTCTCGGCAAACCGCGATTTCGCCTCGATGGGAACGGCCTTGATTTCGGGAAGTTCGCTCTCGGGCGCCCTGGCCTGAGCCGGCACGACGACGATCTTGCGCTGAGGCGGCTCGAGGGCCTTCACCGCATTGCGCACCCACCGGATATGTTCGGGGGTCGTTCCGCAGCAGCCGCCGATGAAGCGGACGCCGACCTGGATGAACCGTTTCGCGTACTCGCCGAAGTAGGCGGGGTTGCAGAGATAGATCATGCGTCCGTCGACGGAGCGCGGCATACCGGCGTTCGGCTGGACGATGAGGGGTTTGCGACAGATCTGGTGGATGCGCTCGATCGCATCGAACATCGCCTTGGGGCCGACGGAGCAGTTGAGACCGATGATGTCGGCGCCCCAGCCCTCGAGTTTCGGGGCAAACACGTCGGGAGCGGTTCCGTAGAGAGCGTTCCCATCCTCGTTGATCGTCATCGAGGCGACGATCGGTTTGTCCGTGAGCCTGCGCACGGCGCGGATCGCCTGGTGGATCTCGTTCAGATCGTAAAACGTCTCGAGGATGAACAGGTCGACGCCGCCGGCAAGCAGTCCTTTCACCTGCTCGGAGAAAGCCTCTTCGGCCTCTTCCACGGAGGTCTTGCCCCAGGGTTCGAGGCGGATGCCGAGCGGTCCGATCGAGCCCGCGACGTAGACCTTGTCGCCGGCGACCTGGCGCGCGATCTTGACGCCCTGGAAGTTGATGGCTTCGATCTTATCAGCGAGGCCATGGGGGGTCAATTTGAACCGGTTCGCGCCGAAGGTGTTGGTTTCGATGACCATCGCCCCGGCGTCGATGTATTCGCGATGCACCTGCTGGACGAGGCTGGGGTTCGAGAGGTTCAGTTCGTCGTACACCTGGTTGAGGTAGATGCCTTTGGCATACAGCATCGTGCCCATCGCGCCGTCGAATACGACGGGATGTTCTTCGTAGAAAGCGCGAAAATCCGGAAGAGGCATGTCAGATCCTCCAAAAAAGGTGCCTCATATTGGGGGAAGACCCCATCCCCTGTCAAGAGAGAAACTCGGAACCGGATTCCATCACGTCGCCGTTCGTGCTGAGCCTGTCGAAGCACGAAAGCCGTTCACTCTTCGACAAGCTCAGGATGAACGGCTGGATTTCTATCGCCGCTCTGCGCTTCGCGAGGCTGTAAGCCGTCTCGCGCGCGAGGAAGGAACCGTGATACACTGAATCTCGTATCACCAGGAGGTGCCTTCCAGAGATGGCCTATGCCCCTGACCCCATCAACGTTCTTTCGCTCGATCTGCCGGCGTTCATCATCGGCATCGGATTTCACGAATTCTGCCACGCGTTTGCGGCCGACCGGCTGGGCGATCCGACGCCGCGCGAGGAAGGCCGGGTCAGCCTCAATCCCATCGAGCACCTCGATCCCATCGGAACGGCGCTTCCCATGTATCTCGCCCTGACCGGGGCGCCGCTCGCGTTCGGCTGGGGGAAGCCGGTCATCGTCGACCCGACGAGATTCAAAGACCCGGTCCAGGGATACGGAATCGTCTCGATCGCCGGGCCGCTCGGCAACCTGCTGATCTGCATCGCTCTCGGGCTGGTCATGCGTTTTTCGGGCGAAAATTCGGCCGCCCTGCAGTATATGACGACGCCCACCGGCAATTATATATATCGACTTATATTCAGAGTCTTCACGATGAACATGGGGCTGTTCCTGTTCAATCTCCTGCCCATCCCGCCTCTCGACGGGTCGAAGGTCGTGATGTGGCTCGGCGGGGAAAAGGCGCGCGATGCCTACGATGCCGTCCGCCCCTACAGCCTGCTGCTTCTGATCCTGGTGCTCGCGTCGGGAATCGACCGGTATGTCCTGATTCCGATGTTCATCAAGCTGACTCTCCTTCTTTCCGGCCCGGGAATGGCCCAATATGTGTTCTCGCCGGGGGCATTTGTCGCCGACTTTCTCTGACCGCTGTCAAGGGCAGGGAATGCGTCGGAGACGTCGGAACGGTATACTTGAAGAAATGGATTGAAAAAGGAGGCAGGTATGCGCAATCGTCTCATCGCTCTTCTCGCGGTATGTCTCGTTCTCGGGTGTTCGCTCGGCGCGCTCGCCGAAACGCAGCTGTCGTCGGTGAAGCAGAAGGAAACGCCTTATCTCGTCGGCATCGGCTTCGCCCTGAAGTCGCTCGAGGAGTATATTCCTTCGACGCTGCACGTGAACGTCATCCGGCTCACGGATCTCCAGACCGGCCAGGAGACGAAGCCGAGCTTCAAGGCGAAGCTCGAGTTCGGCGCCGACGCGTATCCCGTCAAGATCATCAGCCCCGAGCCCGAGAAGTTCGAGGCCGACATCATGGAGCCCAACGCGAAGGAAAAGGAGCTTGCGACGCCGATCGGCCATATCACGCTGGGCGTTTCTGTTGCGGACGGCAAGCCCATCGCGACCGGCACGCTTCGCATCAAGACCGCGAACGAAAAGAGTTCAGGCGAGTTCACTCTCCTTCTGAACGCGCTCGCCCTTCCGAACAACGAGAAAAGCGGCACCCGGCTCGAAGGGTCTCAAGGCGCTGACGCTCCGGCCGCAGCCGGTGACACTGCCCGCTGATCCTCGAATTCATCAACCTCTCCGATCCGGTATCGGAGAGGTTTTATCTTCGCTCGCCACGGACATCGGCTGGAGCAGTCCAACGACAAGAACAGCGAATCACTGCGTGTCTCCCCTTATTGAGTCCTGCAGAATGAAAAACAACCGTTCGTCCTGAGCCTGTCGAAGGGCGAAATGAGAAACCATCGGCAAGTTGCTGTTCGTGCTTCGACAGGCTCAGCACGAACGGTATCGAGCATGCACGTGATTGCCGTCTAATTTGAGAGAGGTGAGTAGCACCCCTGAAAATTCCTCCCGGCAGGTTCGATCGAACATGCCGGGAGGGGTTGTCCAAGCAGGAAGGTCGGAACGATCAACGCCCGTAGATATCGCCAAAACGGATGATATCGTCTTCTTCGAGGTATTCGCCATTCTGGACCTCGATTATTTCGAGTGGTATTTTTCCCGGGTTTTCCAGGCGATGTTTCGTCGACTTGGGCACGTAGGCGGATTCGTTCTCGTGGACGAAACGCACCTCATCGCCAATCGTCACGCGGGCGGTTCCGCGCACCACGACCCAGTGTTCCGACCGGTGATAATGCATCTGCAGGCTGAGCCGCTGGCCGGGCACGACCGTGATTCGCTTGATCTTGTGGCGCTCGCCTTCCGAAAGAACGACATACTCGCCCCACGGACGATATCCCGTCGTGTGCTCGGTGGCTTCCTTGCGGCCGGCGTCGCGCAATTGTTTGACGACCTGCCGCACCTGCTGGGAATCGCCACGGCGGGCCACGAGCAGGGCGTCGTCGGTGTCGACGACCAGGCAGTCTTCGAGGCCGATCGTCGCGACAAGCCGCTTGTCACCCATGACGAGCGTGTTCTTCGAGTCGATGGCGATGACGTCGCCTTCGCAGACGTTCCCTGCCGCATCTTTCTCGTGCACCTCGTACAGGGAATCCCAGGAGCCGATATCGTTCCAGGCGGCATGCAGCGGGATCGTGACGACACGTTTCGATTTTTCCATCACGGCGTAATCGATCGAGATATCGGGCATCTCGTTGTAGGCGGGAAGAATCTCGTCGTAGGTCACGCCGAGCCGCGAGGCGACCTCCGGGGCGAGTGCGGCGAGCTCGTCAAGCATGGTTCCGAGGCTGAAGGCGAACATGCCGGAGTTCCAGTAATAGCCGCCTTCGGCGATATACGCCTTCGCCGTCGCTTCGTCAGGCTTCTCGACGAACCGGATCGCCTTGTGGCTGGCAGAGCCGGGTATCGGCTGCTTTTCGCATTGGATGTATCCGTATCCGGTCTCGGGGCGCGACGGCACGACGCCGAACGTCGCGATGAAGCCCTGTTTTGCGGCTTCCTCGGCGGTCCTGACGGCCTTGATGAACTCATCGCCCTGCTGGATGAGATGGTCGGAAGGGGTGACGAGGACGACGTCGTCACGGCTGCAACCCATCTTGTCGAGGCAAAATTTGACGCCGAGCCCGATCGCCGGAGCGGTATTCCGCATGGCGGGCTCGAGAATCAGATGAGGGCATTCCGGCAGTTGCGAATTGACGAAAAACTTGTAGTCGCTTCCCGTCATGACAACAATGTCCTCAAAACCCGCAACGGGCAGAAACCGCTCAGCAGTCTGGCGCATCAGCGACTCCCCGCGATGAATGCGCAGGAACTGTTTGGGAAACAGGGTCCGTGAAAGCGGCCAAAGTCTCGTTCCGGAACCGCCTGCAAGAAGAAGGATCTTCATCATTCGCTCTCCCGTTTTGCGAAGTAGATACAAGCCGATGCACCGCCGTTCAAGCGGCGGAAGTATACCAGATTTTCAGCGCAACACCCACCTCGTGCGCCCTTCGAATTCGAACCTGCCTGTCGAAAAACCGAAGAATGAGGTGTATCGTATCTTCGCATCACCGGAGTGCG includes the following:
- a CDS encoding tetratricopeptide repeat protein: MTDQECQNDVEQGNAALTSGNFAVALACYLRALDKQPNDARINSKVGVAYYKLKNYPFAIKHLEYAAELKQGDRDILYTLGLVYIKAGEKTKAMSMYDRLKKISVDKAEELYKAIYS
- a CDS encoding GNAT family protein, with product MLQGMGKRSSVGMHFGQWIPPGRRLYGKRIMLARLSARQAPELERLLETNRRWLAPWMPTVPEGFSETDVRRSIFLENQEAKRGTRLDLGIFLRAPAPERLNGGDVGTRRRGDACGPLVGRIALHTVQWGIIRSAGVGYWIDQRHAGRGMMTEALATLVSFAFEEVRLHRIWAGIQPKNHRSKHLVERLGFIREGLHRRELFIAGSWQDQIQYAMLEEEYDRLAESWIARGWLGV
- a CDS encoding NlpC/P60 family protein, whose product is MLWRKSLMVSALVVFCLAPAWAQNPFTGKVDSTAISNDIQIPTFEQSNAIGPEPTPPGDPLASATPEARTAHDTVEKILAQLEAYLKSGDYKRSAEAIAYLDKLCKDTKTGKTTNPGLLSKMAKGGVAASSMDAIRGRIASLKNQLYSESAAKMVAAGRQFDGYSSRSGPGGGNVACAWLMSRVLRAAGMVPQGWEELVAVNLTRRLMNEFGWAKVPSNGNPDSGKIQTALMKPGDVIFWSPSDHVGVYLGNGMCMSNSSSAHHGAIHPVAGYYDGWIPRYVVRPPGA
- a CDS encoding ABC transporter permease, which translates into the protein MTDSGAFLAEIAAGALGRLARLDVETFAILGLSLKIAIVATILGFLLALPLAGLIHACRPRVRAMILIAMQTMISVPTVIVGTIVYLLLSRRGPLGGLELLYTPAAIVAGDLLLVIPLLTVFIGSALQQVPRDFVETAKNLGAKPFQLLFLLALECRGALAVAVCVGFGRVISELGAAMILGGNIKGCSRTLTTAMALEMGKGETELAMALGMLLLLLALANTLAVQYLQYRISWRGRRLVPETTPVPHAPSDCRRGAASDTRNDPDRVFPQLPPVEIRGLSVRFEERILFDNLSATLEMSGGTALMGASGSGKSTLLRIMAGLASPDAGVVDHAWKTPILTFQRPYLFDGTVRMNIEFGMRIRGVPAEERRERAERLGETLGLLPMFGQPVRNLSGGEAARVSLGRALAVRPDLLLIDEALSHLDRMTLRPVILLLRAFIGNGGALLLVTHEEWLADELCSRKIHLRRGTLEPHS
- the metH gene encoding methionine synthase, which produces MITPERFLAHLRERILVFDGAMGTNLQRQQLTTADFGGFDGCNEALNLFAPHAVRKVHADFVAAGCRAVETNTFGANRLTLAEYGLENKVDAINKAAVRIAREALETGCPGEQRFVAASIGPTSRLPSLGHIGFEEMAAIYVEQVRSLWDAGADIFVVETCQDLLQVKAALNALARLFRQEGARRPVMVSVTLEAAGTMLMGSDIGAVQSVLEPFGMIDVIGINCATGPLEMMRHVKVLAESSGKAVSVMPNAGLPENVDGKPVYRLPPAEFGAFQKRFVEEYGVNVVGGCCGTTPEHLAAVAAAVGPISPKNRDVRPVASAASMYGSVGFIQEPPPCLVGERTNANGSRMFRDLLLANDWEGMTAMGKQQARGGAHLIDLSTAYVGRSEITDMCELAPRFAKQVKLPLMIDSTDPAVIEAVLQRHGGRCVINSVNLEDGGVKLRTVAGLARDYGAALICLAIDEKGMARTLERKLAVVRRLHDVLTREFGLRDEDLVFDTLTFTVGSGDPELRASARETLDAVKAVSTEFPRCFTILGVSNVSFGLAPEAREVLNSVFLSEAVANGLKMAIVNPAGILPPFKIPPRERELALNLLHDASRDGSDLGAYMQAFAGAAKTRAGRADTDRNRTPAEMIRDKVLDGDRTGIEAILDSMRHEIAPETIITDHLIAAMREVGELFGRGEMQLPFVLQSAEIVRAAVGLLKPHLSRKDAGQGPAIILATVSGDVHDIGKNLVKILFENNGYRVIDLGIKVDIDTMIRAAQEHGADIIGMSGLLVRSTQIMKENLEELLRRGLRPSVILGGAALTREYVESDLRTIYGERVQYAADAFDGLRIMDGIVKAGAAEASASAPVVSAAAPRPGPTPDRPVPILHGTPRRSVLESPTVWYPPFFGTRRVTHSLDSLLERLDTRVLFQARWGYKQGNRSDSEYEKHLREEAQPALEATVAAARRDDLFQIRGVYGFFRCRAAGNELMILDETGRTEALFAFPRQAHEPGLCVADFFSSAREDVIVLWAATVGPRVAEKEAGLMKAKKYRDYLHIHGLGVELAERAAAATAELAVKDLAGQAVPPRALRFSFGFPACPNLTAQRDVLRLLEADRIGISLTETCQMVPELSVSGFQTLHPDARYFQP